One stretch of Ooceraea biroi isolate clonal line C1 chromosome 4, Obir_v5.4, whole genome shotgun sequence DNA includes these proteins:
- the LOC105282538 gene encoding uncharacterized protein LOC105282538, with protein MKLSRIFLLFGCSFLTLTLVTAARSEEPAFELPVQLIGFPIIIAAVRIANFLKKFTYALNPDTYVSRVKRAHPLIHDEEILDVGQVEKKLVAELGNNVCIYEKICTKYAERTLRRRSRERILDWGEVFREYKSSPNPMKENYLLSVFLGDIIGNPKLCHLLAKRGRACDNAALSD; from the exons ATGAAATTGTCACGGATATTCCTGCTCTTTGGTTGCTCCTTCCTGACGCTAACGCTTGTAACAGCGGCCCGTTCGGAGGAACCGGCCTTCGAGCTTCCGGTGCAGTTGATTGGCTTTCCGATAATCATAGCGGCCGTAAGAATCGCCAACTTCCTAAAGAAGTTCACCTATGCTTTAAATCCAG ATACTTACGTCAGCCGAGTGAAACGGGCGCATCCTTTGATACACGACGAAGAGATTTTAGATGTCGGCCAAGTCGAGAAGAAGCTAGTAGCGGAACTCGGAAATAACGTTTGCATCTACGAGAAGATTTGTACCAAATACGCGGAACGAACTCTTCGAAGAAGAAGTCGAGAACGCATTCTTGATTGGGGCGAAGTATTCAG AGAATACAAGTCGTCGCCCAACCCGATGAAGGAGAATTACTTGCTGAGCGTCTTTCTGGGAGACATTATCGGCAATCCGAAGCTGTGTCACTTATTGgcgaagagaggaagagcctGCGATAATGCCGCCCTGTCGGATTAG
- the LOC105282542 gene encoding uncharacterized protein LOC105282542, with the protein MDTSTVRLVIFLGMFLVFAGDYSALISSIFGSATERNITDTVREPEAQLKGPHDKIPVFSKKDVDKDNVALRRAKMMATIKTACLPKLICELTSSVHQDQLSEMERSLLNLIRDTSLSTMAEVPSRYHFAAHMGQLISGVEGQGCHNFYPTCPLPGASVLNMMKKVRLR; encoded by the exons ATGGACACGAGTACAGTGCGCTTGGTGATATTTTTGGGCATGTTTCTCGTTTTCGCCGGCGATTATAGCGCGTTGATCTCCTCAATTTTTGGTAGTGCAACGGAGAGGAACATCACCGACACTGTCAGAGAACCCGAGGCTCAGCTTAAAGGGCCTCACGATAAGATACCCGTTTTCTCGAAAAAAGACGTCGATAAGGATAACG TTGCTTTACGCCGTGCGAAGATGATGGCAACGATTAAGACCGCCTGCCTGCCAAAGTTGATATGTGAGCTCACGTCATCCGTTCATCAAGACCAACTAAGCGAAATGGAGCGATCTCTTTTGAATCTCATAAG AGACACCAGTTTAAGCACAATGGCGGAAGTGCCCTCAAGGTATCACTTCGCGGCTCATATGGGTCAACTCATTTCCGGTGTGGAAGGTCAAGGTTGTCATAACTTTTACCCGACATGTCCACTGCCGGGCGCTAGTGTACTGAACATGATGAAGAAAGTCCGGTTACGCTGA
- the LOC113561761 gene encoding uncharacterized protein LOC113561761: protein MVFSTNIQRNHLHIQPISSQPAKVNVQKDSKEPRIRSRTLRFSNRRFHRPYRRNHLLENTGSFSADRLDNAERYLQLHLQLHCQNSDSNNSASAEASSESINRYLNFANYILTAIRRISSKHSNYHDGDRKRHRKRVSRIRLRQSSYSCLRKIRVDSLRNVTPFTKSLLQLATVFLQEFDKNKSFR, encoded by the exons ATGGTTTTTAGTACAAATATCCAGAGAAATCACTTGCATATTCAGCCGATATCATCACAACCCGCGAAGGTGAATGTCCAGAAGGACTCAAAGGAACCACGAATTCGCTCGAGAACTTTAAG ATTCTCGAACCGTCGTTTCCACCGTCCCTACCGCCGGAACCACCTCCTAGAAAATACGGGATCTTTCTCAGCCGACCGCCTGGACAACGCAGAACGTTATCTGCAGCTGCACCTGCAACTGCACTGCCAAAACTCGGATTCAAATAACAGCGCATCGGCAGAAGCTTCCTCGGAATCTATTAATCGATATC TTAATTTCGCAAACTATATCCTTACAGCTATCCGCAGAATTTCCTCAAAACATAGCAATTATCATGACGGTGATCGAAAAAGACATCGTAAACGGGTTTCTAGGATACGTTTACGGCAATCCTCGTATTCCTGCTTGCGTAAAATTCGTGTGGATTCCTTAAGGAATGTTACACCTTTTACAAAATCTCTATTACAACTTGCTACGGTTTTTCTGCAAgaattcgataaaaataagagTTTTAGGTAA